In Wenyingzhuangia fucanilytica, the following are encoded in one genomic region:
- a CDS encoding CHC2 zinc finger domain-containing protein → MTYIPDDKKNEIIEKATLENVLNDFHSFKKSGSSKVTDCPKCGGKDKLTFTPAKKVVKCFVCDLGVKTPANYLKKFHGKNFVETLTDLARIENISIDDIPPAPKTQKKSKLVASVKNLPVKPKPQTPKYTNGSYLDAMLKESGLTMEDITSEIQVDENTKVLTPAFQTGSVDAAFKIIPGVDVIIKYYDLESKPMTYYKKLANGNISPKPLEFYRVRYQTPEAHLDSKGKPTKYRSPYGSDTKVYLPKILREKYQQGSRIKTLYIQEGEKKAEKACKHNMISVGVMGIHNIASKKSLPAEFELIIRKCQVENVVFVLDADWNELGSLEKGAPADYRPYSFYKAVQNFKDYFYAFTNNAIYLNIFFAHVKENQSKDKGLDDLLTNTLYGAEDKLEAQCEKAMVDPSGVADYLQFYKITSQSDYKIKELWHIQSTQAFIEHYKDEIKKANIEVFTAGRIKWRFTEDDKVEMAQPIEVQETYWDEQTKKIKGGGTEVTGIKFNYNRCYKFLQNRGFGRYKLSEKEYLFIHKENTIVKEVNASYIKDFIIDFTRALGEFEYENVLNLLFSGGKQYLGDASLGNLQYDDPNFHNNDIGVQYMFFKDNYWKITKDGIEENLLQNLPGYVWKDKIRDFKPKKLNALIENITKIDDEVVKANPSLKNYQGDNWLFDITDTGDECDFLRFLFNASDFNHQNHTRDESTYTIEEQLDRNKHFLNKLSCLGFLLHEYRNPDVLKAVVAMDGKDSEGSASNGRSGKSLLGEFVRWLIKTKYIPGTKNNLTEDKYIWEGIDERTCLVFIDDVLANFNFKRIFPEITGDFEVEGKGDKKITIPKEKAPKFYITTNHALKGEGGSYNDRQIGVAFSDWYSEHYKPTNDSTNNSKFFEYWDYTQANLSTNLAATALQVYFQFGIIQAPTKKLKRRKLRQDIGEDFMEWADEIFSDYNNLNKKLPKSGLYNGVLHPNSKSSFSGLSFIQKYPQQKIYTNPRKFKEKLIKYAEYKGYIFNPSSNGDNIKINSVEYVEMFVSEEELQTLINQSNEVF, encoded by the coding sequence ATGACTTACATACCAGACGATAAGAAAAACGAAATTATAGAAAAAGCAACGTTAGAAAACGTTTTAAATGATTTTCATTCATTTAAAAAGTCTGGTTCTAGTAAGGTTACAGATTGCCCTAAATGTGGTGGAAAAGACAAACTAACCTTTACTCCTGCTAAAAAGGTAGTTAAATGTTTTGTGTGTGATTTAGGTGTAAAAACCCCTGCCAATTATTTAAAAAAGTTCCATGGTAAAAACTTTGTAGAAACGTTAACAGATTTAGCTAGAATAGAAAATATTAGTATAGATGATATTCCACCTGCTCCTAAAACACAGAAAAAAAGCAAGTTGGTAGCATCTGTTAAAAATTTACCGGTTAAACCCAAACCACAAACTCCAAAATATACTAATGGTTCTTATTTAGATGCTATGCTAAAAGAATCTGGTTTAACCATGGAGGATATTACTAGTGAAATACAGGTAGATGAGAATACAAAAGTGTTAACACCAGCTTTTCAAACTGGCTCTGTAGATGCCGCTTTTAAAATTATTCCTGGTGTAGATGTTATTATAAAATACTACGATTTAGAAAGTAAGCCAATGACTTACTATAAAAAATTGGCAAATGGAAACATATCTCCTAAACCATTGGAGTTTTATAGAGTTCGTTATCAAACCCCAGAGGCACATTTAGATAGTAAAGGAAAACCTACCAAATATAGATCACCTTATGGTTCAGATACCAAAGTATATTTACCTAAAATATTAAGAGAAAAATATCAACAAGGTTCTAGAATTAAAACTCTTTATATACAAGAAGGAGAAAAGAAAGCAGAAAAAGCATGTAAACACAACATGATTTCTGTGGGTGTTATGGGAATTCACAACATTGCAAGTAAAAAAAGTTTGCCTGCAGAATTTGAATTAATCATACGAAAATGTCAAGTAGAAAATGTAGTATTTGTTTTAGACGCAGATTGGAACGAATTAGGAAGTTTAGAAAAAGGTGCTCCTGCAGATTACAGACCTTATTCATTTTACAAAGCGGTTCAAAACTTTAAAGACTATTTCTATGCATTTACCAACAATGCTATTTATTTAAACATCTTTTTTGCACACGTAAAAGAAAACCAATCTAAAGACAAAGGTTTAGATGATTTGTTAACCAATACGTTATATGGTGCCGAAGACAAGCTAGAAGCTCAATGTGAAAAAGCAATGGTAGATCCTTCTGGAGTTGCTGATTATTTACAATTTTATAAAATCACTTCTCAGTCAGACTACAAAATAAAGGAACTTTGGCACATACAGTCTACTCAAGCATTTATAGAGCACTATAAAGATGAAATTAAAAAAGCCAACATAGAGGTTTTTACTGCAGGTAGAATTAAATGGAGGTTTACAGAAGATGATAAGGTAGAAATGGCTCAACCCATAGAAGTTCAAGAAACTTATTGGGATGAACAAACCAAAAAAATAAAAGGTGGTGGTACAGAGGTTACAGGTATAAAATTTAATTATAACAGGTGTTATAAATTTTTACAAAACAGAGGTTTTGGTCGTTACAAGTTGTCAGAAAAAGAATACCTGTTTATCCATAAAGAAAACACCATTGTTAAAGAAGTAAATGCTAGTTATATAAAAGACTTTATTATAGATTTTACTAGAGCTTTAGGTGAGTTTGAGTATGAAAACGTTCTAAACCTTTTGTTTTCTGGTGGGAAACAATATTTAGGAGATGCTTCTTTAGGAAACCTACAATACGATGATCCTAATTTCCATAACAACGATATTGGTGTACAGTATATGTTTTTTAAAGACAATTATTGGAAAATTACCAAAGATGGAATAGAAGAAAACTTATTACAGAACTTGCCAGGATATGTTTGGAAAGATAAAATTAGAGACTTTAAGCCTAAAAAATTAAATGCTTTAATAGAAAACATTACCAAAATAGATGATGAAGTAGTAAAAGCCAATCCGTCTTTAAAAAACTACCAAGGAGACAATTGGTTATTTGACATTACAGATACTGGTGATGAATGTGATTTTTTAAGATTTTTATTCAACGCATCAGACTTTAACCACCAAAACCATACACGTGATGAAAGTACGTATACCATAGAAGAACAACTAGACAGAAATAAGCATTTTTTAAACAAACTAAGCTGTTTAGGTTTTTTACTACACGAGTACAGAAATCCAGATGTGTTAAAAGCTGTAGTAGCTATGGATGGTAAAGATTCAGAAGGTTCTGCTTCTAATGGTAGATCTGGTAAATCTTTACTTGGAGAATTTGTGCGTTGGCTAATTAAAACAAAATACATTCCTGGTACCAAAAACAATTTAACCGAAGATAAATATATATGGGAAGGAATAGACGAACGTACTTGTTTAGTGTTTATAGATGACGTTTTGGCCAACTTTAACTTTAAAAGAATATTCCCAGAAATAACAGGAGATTTTGAAGTAGAAGGAAAAGGAGATAAAAAAATTACCATTCCAAAAGAAAAAGCTCCAAAGTTTTACATTACCACCAACCACGCTTTAAAAGGAGAAGGTGGTTCTTATAATGACAGACAAATAGGAGTGGCTTTTTCAGACTGGTACAGCGAGCATTACAAACCAACTAATGACAGTACTAATAACTCTAAATTCTTTGAATATTGGGATTATACCCAAGCCAATTTAAGCACCAATTTAGCAGCTACAGCATTACAGGTTTATTTTCAATTTGGAATTATACAAGCACCAACTAAAAAATTAAAACGCAGAAAGTTAAGACAAGATATTGGAGAAGATTTTATGGAGTGGGCAGATGAAATTTTTTCAGACTATAACAACCTAAATAAAAAACTACCGAAATCTGGTTTGTACAACGGAGTGTTACATCCTAACAGTAAGTCTTCTTTTTCTGGATTGTCTTTTATTCAAAAATACCCACAGCAAAAAATATACACCAATCCTAGAAAATTTAAAGAAAAGCTTATCAAATATGCAGAATACAAAGGTTACATATTTAACCCAAGTAGTAACGGTGATAATATTAAAATAAACAGTGTAGAGTATGTAGAAATGTTTGTTTCAGAAGAAGAATTGCAAACGTTAATTAACCAATCTAATGAAGTTTTTTAA